The following are encoded in a window of Magnolia sinica isolate HGM2019 chromosome 11, MsV1, whole genome shotgun sequence genomic DNA:
- the LOC131218943 gene encoding protein SHORT-ROOT-like, whose protein sequence is MDEDDFSSSPSQHFPFHTTARPTSTSDTGTATHITTTTSTTHVLAASTASGKWASNLLTECAHAIANKDSAQVQHFMHILNELSSPYGDTNQKLASYFFHAIFKRVTNSGEQAHQTLISASEKIFSFESMREIVLKFQEVSPWATFGHVACNGAILEAFQGENKLHIVDISNTYCTQWPTLLEALATRSGDMPHLKISAVVVAKDGGTHSLAAAQKVMNEIGNRMEKFARLMGVPFKFNAVYHIGMDLSSLNFNDLEIDDGEVLAVNCIGTLHTVTVAGPHRDDVLSNIRRIRPKIVTVVEDEADLGISMDGSDDFFRVFQECLRWFSLYFESLDESFPRVSNERLMLERAAGRAIIDLIACPHATSVERRERAVQWSRRLHVAGFAPVAFSDDVADDVRALLQRHRDGWSTTQCPHAGIFLAWKEQPVMWACVWKP, encoded by the coding sequence ATGGATGAAGATGATTTCTCCTCCTCTCCTTCCCAACACTTCCCCTTCCACACCACTGCTAGACCTACTAGCACCAGTGACACTGGTACTGCTACACATATTACCACTACTACAAGTACAACCCATGTTCTCGCCGCTTCAACGGCATCcggcaagtgggcctcaaacctTCTAACTGAATGTGCACATGCGATCGCCAACAAGGACAGTGCTCAAGTGCAACACTTCATGCATATCTTGAATGAGCTAAGCTCCCCCTATGGTGATACCAACCAAAAGCTTGCTTCCTATTTCTTCCATGCTATCTTTAAGAGAGTAACCAATTCAGGTGAACAAGCCCACCAGACATTGATATCAGCATCAGAGAAGATATTCTCGTTCGAATCGATGAGAGAGATAGTATTGAAGTTCCAAGAAGTTAGCCCATGGGCTACGTTTGGCCATGTTGCTTGCAATGGTGCAATTCTGGAAGCTTTCCAAGGAGAGAACAAGCTTCATATAGTCGACATTAGTAACACCTATTGcacccaatggcccaccttgctggaagCCCTTGCAACACGTAGTGGTGACATGCCTCATCTCAAGATCTCAGCCGTTGTTGTAGCGAAAGATGGCGGGACCCACAGCCTCGCTGCAGCCCAAAAGGTTATGAATGAGATTGGAAACCGGATGGAGAAGTTTGCAAGGCTGATGGGTGTACCATTCAAATTCAATGCGGTCTACCATATTGGAATGGACTTATccagtttgaatttcaatgatcTGGAGATCGATGATGGTGAGGTGCTAGCCGTTAATTGCATCGGGACGTTGCACACTGTTACAGTTGCTGGGCCCCACCGCGATGATGTGTTGTCCAACATCCGAAGGATAAGACCCAAGATCGTGACCGTTGTCGAGGATGAAGCTGATCTCGGCATTAGCATGGATGGTAGTGATGACTTCTTCAGGGTCTTCCAAGAATGCCTGCGGTGGTTTAGTTTGTATTTCGAGTCGTTGGATGAGAGCTTCCCACGTGTAAGCAATGAGCGTCTGATGCTCGAACGTGCGGCCGGGcgtgcaatcatcgacctgattGCATGCCCGCACGCTACGTCAGTGGAGAGGCGGGAACGAGCCGTACAGTGGTCCAGGCGACTCCACGTGGCTGGGTTTGCACCTGTGGCATTCAGTGATGACGTGGCCGATGATGTGCGGGCGCTTCTCCAGCGACACCgagatggatggtccacaacacAATGCCCTCATGCAGGCATCTTTTTGGCTTGGAAGGAACAACCCGTCATGTGGGCGTGCGTGTGGAAGCCATGA